In Bombus affinis isolate iyBomAffi1 chromosome 11, iyBomAffi1.2, whole genome shotgun sequence, one genomic interval encodes:
- the LOC126921779 gene encoding 39S ribosomal protein L11, mitochondrial, with product MSKAIKKGKMIKKILPKVEHPSPLRVTIPAGMANAKPPLGSQLGQRNINVANFCKDFNARTENIKEGIPLPCRVKVRSDRSYDLVIHKPPATYFLKQAAGIEKGKIKAGEVAGKITFKHLYEIACIKAEDPPLALLSLQQICQMFVGIARTCGIQIVHKLDPEEHTQFMKERKENVKKFMEELEAARETKILRAA from the exons ATGTctaaggcaattaaaaaagggaAAATGATCAAGAAAATACTACCAAAGGTAGAACACCCTTCACCTTTACGGGTAACTATTCCCGCAGGAATGGCAAATGCTAAACCACCATTGGGATCACAACTAGGACag agaaatattaatGTAGCAAACTTTTGCAAAGATTTTAATGCAAGAACTGAGAATATTAAAGAAGGGATACCTTTACCATGCCGTGTTAAAGTTAGATCTGATAGGAGTTATGATTTAGTAATACATAAACCACCAGCAACATATTTCTTGAAACAAGCGGCTGGAATTgagaaaggaaaaataaaagcaG GGGAAGTAGCAGgaaaaataacatttaaacACTTATACGAGATTGCCTGTATTAAAGCAGAAGATCCACCTTTGGCATTATTAAGCTTACAACAAATTTGTCAAATGTTTGTTGGTATAGCTCGAACATGTGGTATTCAAATTGTACATAAATTAGATCCAGAAGAACATACACAATTtatgaaagagagaaaagaaaatgttAAGAAATTCATGGAAGAATTAGAGGCTGCTAGAGAAACCAAAATACTTAGGGCAGCTTAA
- the LOC126921741 gene encoding RING-type E3 ubiquitin-protein ligase PPIL2 codes for MGKRQHQKDKMYLTYTEWTTLYGGKKSGSSEATEDTTFRRLPYDHCCLTLQPFQHPYCDQQGNIFELEAILEYIKKLKHNPVTGKPLDTKTLIKLNFHKNSEGQYHCPVLFKLFTKHSHIVAIKTTGNVFSYEAIEQLNIKARNWKDLINDQPFTRKDIIIIQDPNNAMKFNLSTFHHIKNNIKLEDEEMIRERNDPNAKLKTVSMETKEILAELDRDYKQTETKKEISKPKADKFNAAHYSTGAVAAGFTSTVMPTETTHQAAVIAEDLVRYERVRKKGYVRLVMNFGALNLELHCDLVPKTCENFIKHCQNGYYDGTKFHRSIRNFMIQGGDPTNTGNGGTSIWGKTFEDEFKPNLVHQGRGILSMANAGSNTNGSQFFITFRSCRHLDRKHTVFGKIVGGLETLNAIEKIEVDNKDRPIEDIIIQKAQVFVDPFQEADEQLAAERAAEIERLAQEAAKNKSDNEAGKNDVLKVYRSGVGKYIKPNKEEDKMKKEESSIPPIIKKRKIVTNSFGDFSSW; via the exons ATGGGTAAACGTCAGCATCAGAAAGATAAGAT GTATTTAACATATACAGAATGGACAACATTATATGGTGGGAAAAAATCTGGAAGTTCTGAAGCAACTGAAGATACAACATTTCGTCGCTTACCTTATGATCATTGTTGTTTAACTTTACAACCTTTCCAGCACCCTTATTGTGATCAACAAGGAAACATTTTTGAATTAGAAgcaatattagaatatataaaaaaactTAAGCATAATCCAGTTACAGGAAAGCCATTAGACACAAAAACTTTAATAAAACTTAATTTTCATAAGAATTCAGAAGGACAATATCATTGTCCAGTTCTTTTCAAATTATTCACTAAACACTCTCATATTGTTGCTATCAAAACAACTGGAAATGTATTTTCATATGAG GCAATAGAGCAATTGAATATAAAGGCACGTAATTGGaaagatttaataaatgatCAACCTTTTACAAGGAAGGATATTATCATAATACAAGATCCAAACAATGCAATGAAATTCAATTTATCTACATTCCatcatattaaaaataatataaaacttgAGGATGAAG AAATGATAAGGGAACGTAATGATCCAAATGCAAAATTGAAAACTGTATCTATGGAAACTAAAGAAATATTAGCTGAATTAGATAGAGATTATAAACAGACTGAGACTAAAAAAGAAATCTCTAAACCAAAAGCGGACAAATTTAATGCG GCACATTACTCCACTGGTGCGGTTGCAGCTGGCTTTACATCAACAGTAATGCCAACAGAAACTACACACCAAGCAGCAGTTATTGCAGAAGATTTAGTACGATATGAAAGAGTTCGAAAGAAAG GATATGTAAGATTAGTCATGAATTTTGGTGCTTTAAATTTAGAACTGCATTGTGATCTTGTACCAAAAACTtgtgaaaattttataaaacactGTCAGAATGGTTACTATGATGGAACAAAGTTTCATAGATCCATACGAAATTTTATG ATACAAGGAGGTGATCCTACAAATACTGGTAATGGAGGAACATCTATTTGGGGTAAAACATTTGAAGATGAATTCAAACCAAATTTAGTTCATCAAGGAAGAGGAATTTTATCAATGGCAAATGCTGGATCAAACACAAATGGATCGCAatt TTTCATTACGTTCCGATCATGTAGACATTTAGATCGCAAACATACAGTTTTTGGAAAAATAGTAGGTGGATTAGAAACGTTAAATGCCATTGAAAAAATTGAAGTAGATAACAAAGACAGACCAATAgaagatataataatacaaaaagcACAAGTGTTTGTTGATCCTTTTCAAGAAGCAGATGAACAATTAGCTGCAGAACGTGCAGCCGAAATTGAACGATTGGCTCAAGAAGCTGCGAAAAATAAATCAGATAATGAAGCAGGAAAGAATGACGTGTTAAAAGTATACCGATCAGGCGTAGGAAAATACATAAAACCGAACAAAGAAGAAGACAA GATGAAGAAAGAGGAATCAAGTATACCACCTAtaattaaaaagagaaaaatcgtAACAAACTCATTTGGTGATTTTTCGTCTTGGTAG